A window from Fragaria vesca subsp. vesca linkage group LG5, FraVesHawaii_1.0, whole genome shotgun sequence encodes these proteins:
- the LOC101295051 gene encoding wall-associated receptor kinase-like 8-like has protein sequence MLLLYLSITVLVSGANPPQIASPNCPDRCNVRIPYPFGVESSTSKGAGYSLDLGFVINCYPNETAVLRLEEQEVQVLDISIEDRTIRVNNSVAKYCQGDGYTNQQPSKLTGTPFTYSQSHNTFVSASCDLLAVVCESEDNVILGGCSSVCGDETTHTNSTSHLECKTSTNCCQTNLPPNRKSLFFHLLTTAGEGANCSTISSSQRNKHAFLVDQIWFQNLSNSSAAGRVSEKDLEEVPLVLEWAINDSFTQFNESNYPSTDSSSCQKVLANKLQTTFICSCSAGYEGNPYLGSQFCSDTDECTDRAKNHCSAGEKCVNLEGSYRCKKESKAKIYVLVGLAACLGTVLLLLVGFLGYRKRKNGVTVVNDGSKEEIVTVANLAKRCLNLNGRRRPTMKEVAVELEGIQLSVKGLGRVQGLAEGTII, from the exons ATGCTGTTATTGTATTTGAGTATTACTGTGCTGGTATCAGGAGCAAACCCACCACAAATAGCATCCCCTAATTGCCCAGACCGCTGCAATGTTAGGATTCCATACCCTTTCGGAGTTGAATCATCCACATCCAAAGGAGCTGGTTATTCCCTAGACCTAGGGTTTGTAATAAACTGCTACCCGAATGAGACTGCAGTGTTGAGGCTCGAGGAACAAGAGGTGCAGGTGCTGGATATTTCCATTGAAGACCGCACGATTCGGGTTAACAACTCTGTTGCTAAATACTGCCAGGGTGATGGTTATACTAATCAGCAACCATCAAAATTAACCGGGACACCTTTCACTTATTCTCAGAGCCACAATACATTTGTTTCGGCCAGTTGCGACCTCCTGGCCGTGGTGTGTGAGTCTGAAGACAATGTCATCCTTGGTGGGTGCAGCTCAGTTTGTGGTGACGAGACGACTCATACTAATAGTACGAGTCACTTGGAGTGTAAGACTAGTACCAACTGTTGCCAGACTAACCTCCCCCCAAACAGGAAGAGTTTGTTTTTTCACTTGCTAACCACTGCTGGAGAGGGTGCAAATTGCTCCACGATTTCCAGTTCACAGCGGAATAAACATGCATTTTTGGTTGACCAAATTTGGTTTCAGAACTTATCTAATTCATCGGCTGCAGGAAGAGTCAGCGAGAAGGATTTGGAGGAGGTTCCTTTGGTGCTAGAATGGGCCATAAACGATTCATTCACACAGTTTAATGAATCTAATTATCCCTCTACTGATTCATCTAGTTGCCAGAAGGTTCTGGCAAACAAACTGCAGACCACCTTTATTTGTAGCTGCTCGGCAGGCTATGAAGGAAATCCTTATCTTGGGAGCCAATTTTGTTCAG ATACTGATGAATGCACAGACCGTGCTAAAAACCATTGCTCGGCTGGCGAAAAATGTGTCAACCTTGAAGGGAGCTACCGCTGTAAAAAAGAGAGCAAAGCTAAGATATATGTTCTAGTAG GTCTTGCCGCTTGTCTTGGAACGGTTTTGCTACTTCTCGTTGGATTTTTGGGTTACAGAAAGCGGAAAAATGGAGTGACA GTTGTGAACGATGGTAGCAAAGAAGAAATTGTGACAGTTGCCAACCTTGCAAAACGTTGCCTAAATTTGAATGGAAGGAGACGCCCTACTATGAAAGAAGTAGCAGTGGAGCTGGAGGGAATTCAATTGTCAGTTAAAGGTTTGGGTCGTGTTCAAGGACTTGCAGAG GGAACAATCATATAG
- the LOC101295342 gene encoding probable Ufm1-specific protease-like gives MEKPSLLRVLSPKLILHKNDKPAGLRWLIGSPFFPPLTVVSALKCIHTDSSSSPGYTRESEELRTLLPKGFHVVGVLVVADSDEEKRGGEAVAAARRLRKLMCGGSERMDEQGVIGAVAESRGGGIRFYVSKSESCERFQCVDVVYVTVYDDDPERFVWERGCLIRCELPLKLPIYYPVNKPSDTERIMQRAIEAVIAKFKDPKAAYLVETSSKTSSKVP, from the exons ATGGAGAAGCCAAGCCTCCTTCGAGTTCTCAGCCCCAAGCTCATTCTCCACAAGAACGACAAACCAGCCGGCCTCCGATGGCTGATCGGATCCCCGTTCTTCCCGCCACTAACCGTCGTCTCCGCACTCAAATGCATCCACACCGATTCCTCCTCATCTCCAGGCTACACCAGAGAATCAG AAGAGCTTCGGACGTTACTGCCGAAAGGATTCCACGTCGTCGGAGTTTTAGTTGTGGCCGATTCCGACGAAGAGAAGCGCGGCGGCGAGGCCGTTGCGGCGGCGAGAAGGTTACGGAAGCTAATGTGCGGCGGAAGTGAGAGAATGGATGAGCAGGGAGTAATTGGAGCCGTTGCGGAGTCTAGAGGTGGAGGCATTCGATTTTACGTGTCGAAATCGGAGAGTTGTGAGAGGTTTCAGTGTGTTGATGTGGTGTATGTGACAGTGTATGATGATGATCCGGAGAGGTTTGTTTGGGAGAGGGGTTGTTTGATTCGGTGTGAGCTTCCTTTGAAGCTGCCGATTTACTATCCAGTAAATAAGCCTTCTG ATACCGAACGGATCATGCAGCGTGCAATTGAAGCAGTTATTGCCAAGTTCAAAGATCCGAAGGCTGCATACCTGGTGGAAACTTCAAGCAAAACTTCATCTAAAGTACCTTAG
- the LOC101299000 gene encoding uncharacterized protein LOC101299000, which translates to MFSEENFFLTNVFPCEKVPIDAVSSNERVIRILHFKMTGTCMGDGNIEYTDICTLADHQLLVEVPEFVLLSNRRIYEAYLVGVLARMKVPIVEQPLIIDKVFTEVERADNPQCAIACLIKDITLFCHTVKMAYRSECFEEVRIDSLEDTERQKQCVICRESLDHVEDIEEGIGRSPLVRLPCSHLYHGDCLSKWLPMSALCPLCRYTLPVVEQTVPVVEQTVPVVEQTVPVVEQTVPVVEQTVPVVEQTADEPSWPQLHWPMLLTASAGGILTAILICRLLK; encoded by the coding sequence ATGTTCAGCGAGGAGAACTTCTTTCTTACCAATGTCTTTCCATGTGAAAAAGTACCCATTGATGCAGTCTCAAGCAACGAGCGTGTTATCAGAATACTGCACTTCAAGATGACCGGAACATGCATGGGTGATGGTAATATTGAGTATACTGATATATGCACTCTAGCAGATCATCAACTTCTTGTCGAGGTCCCTGAATTCGTGCTTTTATCTAATAGGAGGATATATGAAGCGTATTTGGTTGGAGTTCTTGCCAGAATGAAGGTCCCGATAGTTGAGCAGCCGCTTATCATTGATAAAGTATTTACCGAGGTTGAACGAGCTGACAACCCCCAATGTGCTATTGCTTGCTTGATAAAGGATATCACCTTATTTTGTCACACTGTCAAGATGGCTTATCGGTCAGAGTGTTTCGAAGAAGTGAGAATTGATAGCTTGGAAGATACTGAAAGACAAAAACAATGTGTTATTTGTAGAGAGAGCCTTGATCACGTTGAGGACATAGAGGAGGGGATTGGTCGTAGTCCGTTGGTTCGCTTGCCGTGTTCCCATCTTTATCACGGTGATTGTCTTTCCAAATGGTTGCCCATGAGTGCGTTGTGTCCTTTGTGCCGATACACATTGCCGGTTGTGGAACAGACGGTGCCGGTTGTGGAACAGACGGTGCCGGTTGTGGAACAGACGGTGCCGGTTGTGGAACAGACGGTGCCGGTTGTGGAGCAGACGGTGCCGGTTGTGGAGCAGACAGCTGATGAGCCATCGTGGCCGCAGTTGCATTGGCCTATGCTGCTCACAGCATCTGCAGGTGGTATATTAACTGCTATACTGATATGTAGATTATTGAAGTAG